DNA from Streptomyces rishiriensis:
CGACTCACAGGGTGTTGCCCTGCAACTCGCGGTCTCCCTCAAGGGCACCGAGTCCACCCTCAACGAGCTCGCTCTCATCCTCCTTCTCGTCTCCGGCATCGGAGTCGTAGGCGCCGGCGCCGCCGGTCTGGCCGTCGCCCGGGCCGGGCTGCGGCCCGTCGACAAGCTGACCGAAGCCGTCGAACACGTGGCCCGGACGGAGGACTTGAGCATCCGGATCCCCGTCGAGAGCGACAGCGACGACGAGGTGGCCCGCCTCTCCCGTTCCTTCAACTCCATGACGTCGGCCCTCGCCAACTCCCATGAGCTCCAGCAGCAGCTGATCGCGGACGCAGGGCACGAGCTCCGCACCCCGCTCACCTCCCTGCGCACCAACATAGAGCTCCTCACCCGCAGCGAGGAGACGGGCCGCCCGATCCCCCCGGCGGACCGCAAGGCGCTCCTCGCCTCCGTGACGGCGCAGATGACCGAGCTGGCGTCACTCATCGGCGACCTTCAGGAACTGTCCCGGTCCGAGGGCCAGCGCGGTGAACGTGTGCAGGTGGTCTCGCTGGAGGACGCGGTGGAGTCGGCGCTGCGCCGGGCCCGGCTGCGCGGCCCGGAGCTGACCATCACGGCCTCGCTGGAACCCTGGTACACCCGGGCGGAGCCGGCCGCGCTGGAGCGGGCGGTGGTCAACATCCTGGACAACGCGGTGAAGTTCAGCCCCGAGGGCGGCACGATCGACGTCCGGCTGAGCCACGGGACGCTGACCGTCCGCGACCATGGCCCCGGCATCCCCGTCGAGGAACTCCCGCACGTCTTCGACCGCTTCTGGCGCTCCCCCAGCGCGCGGGCCCTCCCGGGCTCGGGCCTCGGCCTCTCGATCGTCGCCCGCACGGTGGAACAGGCCGGGGGCCAGGTCACTCTGGGCCGCGCGGACGGCGGCGGCACGGTGGCGACGGTCCGGCTGCCGGGGGCTCCGACCCCTCCACCGGAGGGCCCCGCTCTCGCCCCGTAGGGGGCGGACGGCTCTCTCCTCCCGCAATTCCGTGTGTTCGGCAACCTTTCCGATCCGGGCGGCGACCCAGGAGCGCATCAACTCCCCCCGCCCCGCACGGAACGGAATGTCGTATGAGCGCGCACCGAAGCAGCGGCACCAGCAGGCCCCGACACCGCAGGCGTCGCACCGCCCTCGCGATCGGCGTACCTCTCGCCCTCACCGCCGCCGGCACCCTCGCCTACGGCACGGACGCCGGGCTCTTCGGCGCCGACGCGCAGGCGAGGGCAGCGGCCGCGACCGCGGTGGCGCCCGCCTGGGCGACCGCCACCGCCGACGGCTTCGCCTCCGTCAACGCCCTGGGCCAGAACGGCACTTACGGAGGGCGCGACGGCAAGACCGTCACCGTGAAGACACTCGCCGACCTCGAGAAGTACGCGACGGCCGCCGAGCCGTACGTCATCGTCGTCGCCGCGACGATCACCATGGACCCGGTCGGGAAAGAGATCAAGGTCCAGTCGGACAAGACGATCGTGGGGTCCGGGACCGCCGGGCACATCGTCGGCGGCGGCTTCTTCCTCGGCCAGGGCGTCCACAACGTGATCATCCGGAACCTGACGATCCGGGACGCCTACCAGGGCGTCTGGAACGACAAGGAACACGACTTCGACGGCATCCAGATGGACGGCGCCCACCACGTCTGGATCGATCACAACGACATCCGGCACATGGCCGACGGACTCATCGACAGCCGCAAGGACACGACCTACCTGACGGTCTCCTGGAACAAGCTGAGCCAGGACAACAAGGCGTTCGGCATCGGCTGGACCGACAACGTCACCGCCGACATCACGATCCACCACAACTGGATCCGCGAGACCGAACAGCGCAACCCCTCCACGGACAACGTCGCGCACGCGCACCTGTACAACAACTTCCTGGAGGACGTGGCGGGGACGGACATCAAGTCCTCGTACGGCAACTACTCGCGCGGCGCGACGAACATGGTGCTGGAGAACTCCTCCTTCCAGGGCCTGACCAACCCCGTCGTCCGGGACGCCACCGCCACCCTCGTCCAGCGCGGCAACGTCTTCTCCGGCACGACCGGCAAGAACGAGAGCGGCGGCACCGGCGCGGCCTGGGACCCGAAGACGTACTACGCGTACACGCTCGACAAGGCGGCCGACGTCCCGGCGCTCCTCAAGTCGGGCGCGGGCCCGCGCGGTTCCATCGGCACCTCCGCGAGTACGACGACGGCCACCACGAAGGCGGCCGCCGCCACCACGCTCACCGTCGCCAAGGACGGCAGCGGGCAGTACACGACCGTGCAGGCCGCCGTGAACGCCGTACCGGCGAACAACCCCGCGCGCGTCGTCATCGCCGTCAAGCCGGGCACGTACCGGGAACTGGTCAAGGTCCCGTCCAACAAGCCGCACGTCACCGTCCAGGGCACCGGCGGCAGCCGCAAGGACACCACGATCGTCTACGACAACGCGTCCGGTACGCCGAAGCCCGACGGTTCCGGCACCTACGGCACCGGGGGCAGCGCGACCGTCGCCGTCGACGGCGACGACTTCCAGGCCCGTAACCTGACCATCTCCAACGACTTCGACGAGGCGGCCCACCAGGACATCGCCAACCAGGCGGTCGCCCTGCGCACCTCCGCCGACAAGGTCTTCCTCGACGGCGTCATCGTCAGCGGCGACCAGGACACCCTGCTGGTGACACCGCGGCCAAGGACAAGCTGGGCCGCGTCTACATCACCAACTCCTACGTCGTCGGCAACACCGACTTCGTCTTCGGCCGTGCCACCGCGGTGATCGACAAGTCCGTCATCACCCTGAAGAAGCGCTGGAACGGCACCTCGGCCGGCTATGTCACGGCCCCCAGCACGGCCGCGGGCCGCAAGGGCATCCTGATCGCCAACTCCACGGTGAACGGTGACGTGTCCGACCGGAGCTTCTTCCTCGGCCGCAACTGGCACGCGGGCGGCGACGCGACCCTCGACCCGCAGACCACCGTCCGCAACACCTCCCTCAGCGCCGCGATCAAGACCACGCCCTGGTCCGACATGGGCGGCTTCTCCTGGAAGGACGACCGGTTCGCGGAGTACAAGAACACCGGCGCGGGCGCGGGCGCCGCGAGCGCCGACCGGCCCCTCTTGACCGACGCCCAGGCCGCCGCCCAGGAGGTCGCCGACTGGCTCGGCGACTGGACCCCCACGGCCTCCTGACATCCCCCTGCCGGCTCCGTGCCCCTGGCTGCCGCGCCCCCGGGCCGCGGTGGCCCCGGGTCGCGGTGGCCCCGGGTCGCGGTGGCCCCGGGTCGCGGTGCCGCTTCAGAGGCGCAGTACCAGGGTGTCGTCGGTGAGTTCCTTCTTCTCCGTGCGTGCCGCCGGGGGCTTCCCGGTCGTCTCCGACCAGGGTTGGACCAGCCTGGTGTAGGCCTCGCAGCGGGTCATCAACTCGTCGTGCGTTCCCGCGTCCAGCAGCCGTCCCTCGTCCACGACCAGGATGCGGTCGGCGTCGGGGGCGAGGCTCAGGTCGTGGGTGATCATGATGGTGGTGCGGCCGGACATGAGACGGCGCAGGGGCTGGACGATCTGCCGGGCGGCCACCGAGTCGAGGCCGGCGGTGGGTTCGTCGAGGACGAGGACCGGCGCCGCGCGGAGCATCGCGCGGGCGATGGCGATCCGCTGGAGCTGGCCGCCGGAGAGGGCCGCGGTGCCGGGGGCGATGTGGGTGTCGTAGCCGTCGGGGAGGGCGACGATGAACTCGTGGGCGGCGGCCGACCTGGCCGCTCGCTCGATCTCCGGGTCCGTGGCGCCCGGGCGGCCGCACTCGATGTTCTCCCGGATCGTGCCGTTGAGGACGAGGGTCTGCTGCGGGAGCAGGGCCGTGTTCTCGCGGAGGAACTCCAGCGGGACGTCCGTGAGCGGGACTCCGTCCAGGCGGATGACACCCGTGTCCGGGTCGTAGAAGCGGGTGAGGAGTTTGGACAGGGTCGACTTGCCGGCGCCGCTCGCGCCCGTGACCAGGACCAGTTCGCCGGGACCCGCCGTGAAGGTCACGTCCCGCAGCGACTCGCGCGCCGCGTCGGGGTAGCGGAACGAGACGCCGTGCAGGCTGACCCGGCCCCGGACCGGCCAGGCGGGGACGGGGACGTCGGGGTCCTTCACCGACGGCTGCGCGTCCAGGAGTTCCGCGATGCGTTCCGCGCCCGCCGTGGCCGCGGTGACCGTCAGGCCGAGTTGGCCGAGGTTGCGGACCGGCGGGTAGAGGTAGCCGACGAACGCGGCGAAGGCGAGCAGGGCGCCGAGGGTCATCCGGCCGGCCGAGATCTCCCAGACGCCCAGGCCGATCACCGACAGGACGCAGAGGGTCTCGACCACCTCGACGAACTGCTCGTACATCTCGCTCAGCCGCGCCCCGCGCACACTGGCCCGCATCCACGCGCGGGCCTCCTTGTCGAGGCGTCGCTCCTCGTCCCGGCGGCGGTTGTAGGCCTGGGTCAGCACGACGTTGCCCAGGGACTCCTCCACTACCGAGGTGATCGCGCCGTCGGCGACGCGTTCGTCCTGCGAGGCCTGCTTGATGCGGCCGGAGAAGCGGCGGGCGGCGAGCAGGAAGAGCGGGGCGAGGACGAAGGTGGCGAGGGCCAGGTCCCAGCGGAGCCACAGGGCCGCCGCCGCGTAGAAGACCGCCGAGAAGGCCGCGGCGATCGTGCCGACCACGCCCGACACGACCAGCTGTTCGATGGCCTCCACGTCTCCCGTGAGGCGTTCCACCAAGTCGCCGCGGCGGTGTCGCTGGAAGAAGTGGGGTGGAAGGTCCTGGACATGGCCGAAGACGTCCGCGCGCAACCGGAGGACGAACCGTTCCGCCGTCCAGGTCGCGAGCGAGTTGCCCAGGTAGCCGACGAGCGCGCCCAGTGCGGCGACGCCCAGCCAGGCTCCGGCCGGTCCCCAGAAGGCGGCGAGCGAGCCGGCCTCGAGGGCGTTGTCGGTGAGTTCGGCGAACAGCAGGATGGAGGCCGTCTCGGCTAGCGCGGACACCACCACGCACGCCACGATCACCAGCATCCACCTGCGGTCGCCGCGCGTCAGCGGCCAGAAACGGCGGAAGGCCGCACGCGCTTCCCTCATGTCAGCAACTCCCTCGACTCCCTGCTCGTACGCATTCCTGCTCGTACGAACCTCTGCGGGCACGAACCTCTGCGGGCACGAATCCCTGCGGGTACGAACCTCTGCGGGCACGGATCCCTGCGGATACGGCAAGGCATGGCCGAGGCGGGGTCACCGGGTCTCGCCGGTGGCCCCGCCTCGTGGCGTGCCGTCAGCCCTTGTGCGCGACCGGGCGGCGCTTCGGGGCCGCCTTCTTCGCGGCCTTCTTCTTGGCCACGGGCTTCGGAGCCGGGGCGGCGGCGGTCTTGCGGGTCTTCTTGACGGGGGTGATCTTGTGGAAGCTCATGGGAATTACCTCTCCATTTATCAGGTGCCGATTATGTTCGCTTTACGCGTGGCTTATTTGTCGCGGGTTTGCAACAGTGCGACTGCTATCTCAGCCCTTGTGGGAGACCGGGCGGCGCTTCGGGGTCACCTTCTTCGCGGCCTTCTTCTTGGCCACAGGCTTCGGAGCCGGGGCGGCAGCGGTCTTACGGGCCTTCTTGACGGGGGTGACCTTGTGGAAGCTCATGACGTTCTCCGTTCGTTGTGTTCGCTCACTTCGCTTTCGCGTCGTTCGCTTTCGACATGGAAAACACTACGGGACGACCGGAGAAGAAAAGGCCGATTCCGCTGAGACCTCGATGAATTGCGGCTGAGACGAGTTTTCAGACGGCAGTGGGAACCAACCGTGAACTCACACAGGTTTTAATACGAAGAGGCGGCCGCGTCGGTGACGCGGCCGCCTCTGGGTGCCTCTTGGTGTCCTGCCGAAAGGGTTACTGCACGATCGCGATCCGGTTCGCCGTCGGCGGGGCGATCGGGCCCGCGGCCGAGGAGTTGGCGAGCAGGTACTGCTCCAGGGCGGTCAGGTCGTCGGCGCCGACGAGGTCGTTGGTGCCCAGACCCAGCGTGGTGAAGCCGTCGCCGCCGCCCGCGAGGAAGCTGTTCGTGGAAACGCGGTAGGTGGCGGCCGGGTCGATCGCCGCGCCGTTCAGCCTGATGGAGTCCGTGACGACACGGTCGGCGCCGCTCTTCGTCAGGTCCAGCGTGTACGTCAGGTTGGCGGACGGCTGAAGGATCTTCGGCGCGCTCGCGTTCGTCCCGCTCACCTGCTCCTTGAGGACCTGTACCAGCTGAGCGCCGGTGAAGTCCTGGAGGTTCACGGTGTTGGAGAACGGCTGGACGGTGAAGCCCTCGGCGTAGGTCACCACGCCGT
Protein-coding regions in this window:
- a CDS encoding HAMP domain-containing sensor histidine kinase, whose product is MNRVVRRFRSLPIRSRLAMLVAAAVAFAVAAVSVTCWFIVQGKLYQQVNDDLEEMARRPGTVNSLLQRCTQNPQENNTQLFPGRNNYVQAIKEEGSPCVDPTSPGTVKVTGSDKDVIKDAKNGQALFRNGTDDDGNDVRVLTMYLGADQNDSQGVALQLAVSLKGTESTLNELALILLLVSGIGVVGAGAAGLAVARAGLRPVDKLTEAVEHVARTEDLSIRIPVESDSDDEVARLSRSFNSMTSALANSHELQQQLIADAGHELRTPLTSLRTNIELLTRSEETGRPIPPADRKALLASVTAQMTELASLIGDLQELSRSEGQRGERVQVVSLEDAVESALRRARLRGPELTITASLEPWYTRAEPAALERAVVNILDNAVKFSPEGGTIDVRLSHGTLTVRDHGPGIPVEELPHVFDRFWRSPSARALPGSGLGLSIVARTVEQAGGQVTLGRADGGGTVATVRLPGAPTPPPEGPALAP
- a CDS encoding ABC transporter ATP-binding protein, which translates into the protein MREARAAFRRFWPLTRGDRRWMLVIVACVVVSALAETASILLFAELTDNALEAGSLAAFWGPAGAWLGVAALGALVGYLGNSLATWTAERFVLRLRADVFGHVQDLPPHFFQRHRRGDLVERLTGDVEAIEQLVVSGVVGTIAAAFSAVFYAAAALWLRWDLALATFVLAPLFLLAARRFSGRIKQASQDERVADGAITSVVEESLGNVVLTQAYNRRRDEERRLDKEARAWMRASVRGARLSEMYEQFVEVVETLCVLSVIGLGVWEISAGRMTLGALLAFAAFVGYLYPPVRNLGQLGLTVTAATAGAERIAELLDAQPSVKDPDVPVPAWPVRGRVSLHGVSFRYPDAARESLRDVTFTAGPGELVLVTGASGAGKSTLSKLLTRFYDPDTGVIRLDGVPLTDVPLEFLRENTALLPQQTLVLNGTIRENIECGRPGATDPEIERAARSAAAHEFIVALPDGYDTHIAPGTAALSGGQLQRIAIARAMLRAAPVLVLDEPTAGLDSVAARQIVQPLRRLMSGRTTIMITHDLSLAPDADRILVVDEGRLLDAGTHDELMTRCEAYTRLVQPWSETTGKPPAARTEKKELTDDTLVLRL